The proteins below come from a single Psychrobacter sp. PL19 genomic window:
- the trpB gene encoding tryptophan synthase subunit beta: MSYVANKSPSITADAINTFVNPENVQDFNQYPDSRGHFGVHGGRFVSETLMAALEELEALYNKVKVDPAFWEEYHNDLVNYVGRPTPLYHAKRLSNEIGGAQIYFKREDLNHTGAHKVNNTIGQALLAKMCGKKRIIAETGAGQHGVATATIAARLGLECIVYMGADDVERQKTNVYRMRLLGATVVPVTSGSRTLKDALNEAMRDWVTNVDTTYYIIGTVAGPHPYPLLVRDFQAIIGKETRVQHLEQTGKLPDALVACVGGGSNAIGLFFDFLNDTDVKMYGVEATGEGIETGRHSAPLAAGRIGVLHGNRTYLMADDDGQIQETHSISAGLDYPGVGPEHSFLKDMERVEYVGCTDKEALAGFHESTLKEGIIPALETAHAIAYALKLAKTMTPDQTIVVNMSGRGDKDLDSVMKAEGLEY; encoded by the coding sequence ATGAGTTATGTTGCTAATAAATCCCCATCTATCACAGCAGACGCTATTAACACCTTTGTTAATCCAGAAAACGTGCAAGACTTTAACCAATATCCTGATTCACGCGGGCATTTCGGCGTCCACGGTGGTCGTTTTGTCTCCGAAACCTTGATGGCAGCGCTTGAAGAGCTAGAGGCGTTATATAATAAAGTCAAAGTAGATCCAGCGTTTTGGGAAGAATATCACAACGATTTAGTCAATTATGTCGGTCGTCCAACACCCTTGTACCATGCCAAGCGTTTGAGTAATGAAATTGGTGGGGCGCAAATTTACTTTAAGCGTGAAGACTTAAATCACACTGGTGCACACAAGGTAAATAACACTATCGGGCAAGCGCTATTGGCCAAAATGTGTGGCAAAAAACGTATTATTGCAGAAACGGGCGCCGGGCAGCATGGCGTTGCTACTGCTACTATTGCAGCGCGTTTGGGACTAGAATGCATTGTCTATATGGGCGCTGATGATGTCGAACGCCAGAAGACCAACGTTTACCGTATGCGTTTGCTTGGTGCGACTGTCGTACCTGTCACTTCTGGCTCACGGACGCTCAAAGACGCGCTGAACGAAGCCATGCGCGATTGGGTGACTAACGTAGACACCACTTACTATATTATTGGTACAGTGGCAGGCCCGCATCCTTATCCATTACTAGTTCGCGATTTTCAGGCGATTATAGGTAAAGAGACGCGTGTTCAGCATCTAGAGCAGACTGGCAAATTACCAGATGCCTTGGTCGCTTGTGTTGGCGGCGGTTCAAACGCTATCGGGTTATTCTTTGACTTCTTAAATGATACTGACGTCAAAATGTATGGTGTCGAAGCCACCGGTGAGGGCATCGAAACCGGTCGTCATTCAGCCCCACTCGCAGCAGGTCGGATTGGTGTCTTACATGGCAACCGTACTTATCTGATGGCAGATGATGACGGTCAAATTCAAGAAACTCACTCCATTTCAGCTGGACTTGACTATCCTGGTGTTGGTCCTGAGCATAGTTTCTTAAAAGACATGGAACGTGTTGAGTATGTCGGCTGTACGGACAAAGAGGCGTTAGCAGGTTTTCATGAATCTACGCTTAAAGAAGGTATCATTCCAGCGCTTGAAACAGCGCACGCTATCGCCTATGCCCTTAAGCTTGCTAAAACTATGACGCCTGATCAGACCATCGTGGTCAATATGTCTGGTCGTGGTGATAAAGATTTGGATTCAGTCATGAAAGCGGAAGGGCTTGAGTATTAA
- a CDS encoding phosphoribosylanthranilate isomerase, translated as MHVKFCGFTQLADIHAATQSGVDAVGLVLYPPSPRAVTHAQAQVLSAAVPAFVSVVALVVNMLPEQLSDLADNVAFDIIQFHGDESPEQCQQLAGAVNKRWIKALRINTEQDTSNSVNTQIERFAEAGASSILLDAYHQHKYGGTGARFDWDLIPHNSALPIILAGGLNAQNVAATRDLPLYGVDVSGGIEHDKGKKDNAKMRAFMKAVKRDRWQNNTLSDL; from the coding sequence ATGCACGTGAAGTTTTGTGGTTTTACTCAGCTTGCTGATATTCATGCCGCCACCCAATCAGGTGTTGATGCGGTAGGCCTAGTGCTATATCCGCCAAGCCCACGTGCCGTGACTCATGCGCAAGCGCAAGTACTCAGTGCTGCTGTACCGGCTTTTGTTAGTGTGGTGGCCTTAGTGGTTAACATGCTGCCTGAGCAACTGTCTGATCTGGCTGACAACGTGGCATTTGACATCATTCAATTCCACGGTGACGAAAGCCCTGAGCAATGCCAACAGCTTGCTGGGGCAGTGAATAAACGCTGGATAAAAGCGTTACGCATTAATACTGAACAAGATACCTCTAACAGCGTAAATACGCAAATAGAGCGCTTTGCTGAAGCAGGCGCTAGCAGTATTTTACTTGATGCCTATCATCAACATAAATATGGCGGTACAGGTGCGCGCTTTGATTGGGATTTGATACCACACAACAGTGCGCTACCGATTATTCTCGCTGGTGGTCTTAACGCCCAGAATGTCGCCGCGACACGTGATCTACCCCTTTATGGGGTCGATGTCAGTGGCGGGATTGAACACGACAAGGGCAAAAAAGACAATGCTAAGATGCGCGCCTTTATGAAAGCGGTTAAGCGTGACCGATGGCAAAATAACACGCTAAGCGACCTTTAA
- a CDS encoding cryptochrome/photolyase family protein, translated as MPITTSPNKSSALETTAIQPHYLMWFRRDLRVRDNTALTALCERAHLNEGQVTAVFFFTPEQWQSHDNSLSQLDLIARTLPKLAQDLSQQLNITLTVYVCPQFSDCVGAISELCDSQNISGVMANREYEGNEIARDEQLAKRLAKKDIEFIRWHDQCVLPPKSITTNDDSMYQVFTPFYKKWQHTLDTSPIQIHEAQAINTDNSANSSTNNSATCKDKLLALTQTTASANTVETITILGENVVKDYLGSLKDAHTNQAMQPVDREAQLDQARDAYPAGEVAACHRLDQFIADDIDNYNVSRDVPSLQATSQMSAYLTIGSISARYCYLQATRALNSNSESEAYVDSDAGDVGNSNDINRWISELAWRDFYRHVLADKPALIRHHAYKDELDIGINWSYDHDDFDAWCAGKTGVPLVDAAMRCLSATGFMHNRLRMVTAMFLTKDLLIDWRWGERYFMQQLIDGDFASNNGGWQWSASTGTDAAPYFRIMNPFSQAKSHDPDGIFIKTWLPELKEVPASILHSEDKLRKMLINNGQLVKIDYPVPMVEHKVARQLAIAEFKK; from the coding sequence ATGCCCATTACCACGTCACCTAATAAAAGCTCAGCCCTTGAGACTACTGCTATCCAACCACATTATTTGATGTGGTTTCGACGTGACTTGCGAGTACGTGATAATACCGCATTAACCGCTCTTTGCGAACGTGCCCATTTAAACGAGGGTCAGGTCACTGCGGTATTTTTTTTTACGCCTGAACAATGGCAATCGCACGATAATTCGTTATCACAACTAGACCTTATCGCTCGCACCTTACCCAAGCTGGCCCAAGATTTGAGTCAACAGTTGAATATCACGTTAACCGTCTATGTCTGCCCACAATTTTCTGACTGTGTAGGTGCTATTAGCGAGCTTTGTGACAGCCAAAATATCAGCGGCGTGATGGCCAATCGTGAATACGAAGGTAATGAAATTGCGCGTGATGAACAATTAGCTAAGCGGCTGGCCAAAAAGGATATTGAATTTATTCGTTGGCATGATCAATGTGTTTTGCCACCGAAAAGCATCACTACTAATGACGACAGCATGTATCAGGTATTTACACCGTTTTATAAAAAATGGCAGCATACCTTAGATACCAGCCCCATTCAAATACATGAAGCGCAGGCGATCAATACTGATAACAGTGCTAATAGCAGTACTAATAACAGTGCTACATGCAAAGATAAACTGCTTGCCTTAACTCAAACAACGGCTAGTGCAAACACCGTTGAAACGATAACAATATTGGGTGAAAATGTTGTTAAAGACTATCTAGGTTCATTAAAAGACGCCCACACCAATCAGGCCATGCAGCCAGTTGACCGTGAGGCGCAGCTTGACCAGGCGCGTGATGCCTACCCTGCTGGTGAGGTTGCTGCGTGCCATCGTTTAGATCAATTTATTGCTGATGATATTGATAACTACAATGTGAGCCGTGACGTTCCTAGCTTACAGGCTACTAGCCAGATGTCGGCCTATCTTACTATTGGGTCAATCAGTGCTAGATATTGCTACTTACAAGCGACCAGAGCGCTGAATAGCAACAGCGAAAGTGAGGCGTATGTAGACAGCGATGCAGGCGATGTAGGCAACAGCAACGATATTAATCGCTGGATTAGCGAGCTTGCATGGCGAGATTTTTATCGTCATGTCCTAGCTGACAAGCCAGCCCTTATCCGTCATCACGCTTATAAAGACGAGCTAGATATCGGTATTAACTGGTCCTATGATCATGATGACTTTGACGCATGGTGTGCCGGCAAGACTGGGGTTCCCTTGGTCGATGCAGCGATGCGTTGCCTCAGTGCCACAGGCTTTATGCACAATCGTTTGCGTATGGTCACGGCGATGTTTTTGACTAAAGACTTATTGATTGATTGGCGCTGGGGCGAACGTTATTTTATGCAGCAGCTAATAGATGGCGATTTTGCATCTAATAATGGTGGCTGGCAATGGAGCGCTTCGACCGGTACCGATGCGGCGCCCTACTTTCGTATTATGAATCCTTTCAGCCAAGCCAAAAGCCATGACCCTGATGGGATATTTATCAAGACCTGGCTACCTGAGCTAAAAGAGGTTCCTGCCAGCATCTTGCATAGCGAAGATAAATTGCGCAAGATGCTCATCAATAATGGTCAACTGGTCAAAATCGACTATCCAGTGCCGATGGTAGAGCATAAAGTGGCACGACAACTGGCCATTGCTGAATTTAAGAAATAG
- the accD gene encoding acetyl-CoA carboxylase, carboxyltransferase subunit beta, with product MANNMTDITTSDSHNDGADTLVVNANIAGHSWFKRSVPGIKQQLSAPLTAVETEPSTECTSCHSMITNTALIFNCYICPHCDHHLAMTARERLHWLLDQVDGELGQEFTAKDPLGFIDSKPYPQRMTEAQTKTGETEALIVMYGKLRNLDVVACAFDFRFMGGSMGSVVGDRFVQAAEKALAENRPLVCFAASGGARMQEGILSLMQMARTGAAIERLRIAGIPYIVVLTNPVYGGVTASLAMLGDIHLAEPKAMIGFAGKRVIEQTVRETLEEPFQRAEFLLEHGVVDEVVHRHQLIDTIYRLLAKLCSVPNVDV from the coding sequence ATGGCAAATAATATGACTGATATAACAACCTCTGACTCTCATAACGATGGCGCTGATACTCTGGTAGTGAATGCTAATATTGCTGGACACTCATGGTTCAAGCGCTCAGTACCTGGCATCAAGCAGCAACTATCCGCGCCACTGACCGCAGTGGAGACCGAACCATCAACAGAATGTACCAGCTGTCATTCGATGATTACCAATACAGCGCTTATTTTCAACTGTTACATCTGCCCGCATTGCGACCATCATCTGGCGATGACGGCACGTGAGCGTTTGCATTGGCTTTTAGATCAAGTGGACGGCGAGCTTGGGCAAGAATTTACTGCCAAAGACCCGCTCGGGTTCATTGATAGCAAGCCGTACCCACAGCGTATGACTGAAGCGCAGACTAAAACTGGTGAGACTGAAGCGTTAATTGTTATGTATGGCAAGCTTCGTAACCTTGATGTGGTCGCTTGTGCTTTTGACTTTCGCTTTATGGGTGGCTCGATGGGCTCGGTGGTCGGTGATCGCTTCGTGCAAGCCGCTGAAAAAGCCTTGGCAGAAAATAGACCCTTGGTTTGTTTTGCGGCATCCGGTGGCGCGCGCATGCAAGAAGGCATACTGTCATTGATGCAAATGGCACGGACAGGCGCCGCGATTGAGCGCTTAAGAATTGCTGGCATCCCCTATATCGTAGTATTGACCAATCCAGTTTATGGCGGCGTTACTGCCTCCTTGGCCATGTTAGGTGATATTCATTTAGCGGAACCAAAAGCGATGATTGGCTTTGCTGGTAAGCGTGTGATTGAACAAACGGTTCGCGAGACTTTAGAAGAACCGTTCCAGCGTGCAGAATTCTTATTAGAACATGGCGTAGTCGATGAAGTGGTGCATCGTCATCAGCTGATCGATACTATTTATCGTCTGCTAGCAAAACTATGTAGCGTGCCAAACGTTGATGTCTAG
- the trpA gene encoding tryptophan synthase subunit alpha: MTRIETTFETLKAHNKKALIPYIMAGDPNPQTTVGLLHDLVKHGADMIEIGLPFSDPMADGPTVALAAERALDAGTSTRDALKMVAEFRTKDTQTPIILMGYLNPVEIIGYDNFVALCEQAGVDGVLMVDLPPSEAGSFTQHLTEHTMNEIFLLSPTTVAERRQQVLTYCGGYIYYVSLTGVTGSATLDTDDVAKHVQAIKAETDLPVCVGFGIRDGASAKAIGAHADGVIVGSALVQNFADIDPNDNTAVAAAQQNIMAKMDELREALDSLSA, encoded by the coding sequence ATGACCAGAATTGAAACTACTTTTGAAACTTTAAAAGCACACAATAAAAAAGCCTTGATTCCTTACATTATGGCCGGCGATCCCAATCCTCAAACTACCGTAGGCCTGCTACACGATTTAGTTAAGCATGGTGCAGATATGATTGAGATCGGATTGCCATTCTCAGACCCAATGGCAGATGGTCCAACAGTGGCTTTAGCTGCGGAGCGTGCTTTAGATGCCGGTACCAGTACCCGTGATGCCTTAAAAATGGTGGCAGAATTCCGCACGAAAGATACCCAAACCCCAATCATTTTGATGGGCTATCTTAATCCGGTTGAAATTATTGGTTACGACAACTTCGTCGCGCTGTGTGAGCAGGCGGGTGTCGATGGCGTTTTGATGGTTGATTTACCACCATCAGAGGCCGGTAGTTTTACTCAGCATTTGACTGAACATACGATGAATGAGATTTTCTTATTATCGCCAACCACTGTAGCTGAGCGTCGCCAGCAAGTGCTGACCTATTGTGGCGGCTATATTTATTACGTATCGCTGACTGGTGTGACTGGCTCAGCAACTTTGGATACTGACGATGTGGCAAAACACGTCCAAGCGATTAAAGCAGAGACGGATTTACCCGTTTGTGTGGGCTTTGGTATCCGTGATGGCGCATCGGCCAAAGCGATTGGCGCGCATGCAGATGGTGTTATTGTTGGTAGTGCGTTGGTACAAAATTTCGCTGATATAGATCCTAACGATAATACTGCCGTTGCTGCTGCTCAGCAAAATATTATGGCCAAAATGGATGAGTTACGTGAAGCGTTAGACAGCTTAAGTGCATAA
- a CDS encoding ABC transporter permease: protein MSWAKKWIAFRTILVKEIRRIMRIWPQTLLPPVITMALYFVIFGKMIGSRVGDMGGVPYMQFIVPGLIMMAVITNSYSNVVSSFFSAKFTASIEELLVSPVSKHAILLGYIGGGIFRGLIIAIVVSIVALFFTKLGIDHLFVTIFTVLGTSILFSLGGFINAAYARSFDDITIIPSFVLTPLTFLGGVFYSMENLSTFWYNVSLLNPIVYMVNAFRYGILGHSDVNVWYSMMAIFVFCVVFYIISYRLLSNGSRIRL, encoded by the coding sequence ATGTCTTGGGCCAAAAAGTGGATTGCTTTTCGCACTATATTAGTAAAAGAAATTCGTCGCATCATGCGCATCTGGCCACAAACTTTGTTACCACCAGTCATTACCATGGCTTTATATTTTGTCATCTTTGGTAAGATGATCGGCTCAAGAGTAGGAGACATGGGCGGTGTACCCTATATGCAATTCATTGTGCCTGGTCTCATCATGATGGCGGTTATTACCAACAGTTATTCTAACGTGGTATCGAGCTTTTTTAGTGCCAAATTTACCGCCAGTATTGAAGAGCTGTTAGTATCTCCAGTTTCTAAACATGCCATATTATTGGGTTATATCGGTGGTGGTATTTTTCGCGGTCTGATTATTGCTATTGTTGTTTCTATCGTCGCGCTATTTTTTACCAAGTTAGGTATCGACCATCTATTTGTCACTATCTTTACGGTGCTAGGAACGTCTATCCTGTTCTCGCTCGGCGGCTTTATTAACGCGGCATATGCACGTTCATTTGATGACATTACTATTATTCCAAGCTTTGTATTGACACCGCTAACCTTTCTGGGCGGGGTATTTTATTCAATGGAAAATTTATCTACATTCTGGTACAACGTCTCACTATTGAATCCTATCGTTTATATGGTTAACGCTTTCCGTTACGGTATTCTCGGTCACTCTGATGTCAATGTTTGGTATTCGATGATGGCCATTTTTGTATTTTGTGTGGTGTTCTATATCATCTCTTACCGTCTATTGAGTAATGGCTCGCGTATTCGCTTGTAG
- a CDS encoding DUF4230 domain-containing protein, which yields MSWLLLLVGLAAVAFAIYIAQQAEAEQPIETVTREGVVTQIQQLNRLQTVAFSVDTVITSQRQGSWMKLWQDQQKGLFIARGRVEAGIDLSALTPEMVQVVQPMDQVNVSNTNDANDNASAADTNVPTSIMPQINITLPPSEIFSVYLDDIEIYDWQTGVFGMTQVDPKILAQAQSMAKKEVLERACRGDIMTMALKNAQTQLQQLFSLTGAVVTVTTQGTGACQMPLKTS from the coding sequence ATGTCATGGTTGTTATTGCTTGTCGGTTTGGCTGCAGTAGCTTTTGCTATTTATATCGCACAGCAGGCCGAAGCAGAACAACCCATTGAGACCGTTACTCGTGAGGGTGTGGTAACACAGATACAGCAGCTGAACCGCTTACAAACGGTGGCTTTTAGTGTGGATACCGTTATTACTAGCCAACGTCAAGGCAGCTGGATGAAGCTATGGCAAGATCAACAAAAAGGCTTGTTTATCGCTCGCGGGCGCGTGGAAGCCGGTATTGATTTGAGTGCGTTAACACCAGAGATGGTACAAGTAGTGCAACCTATGGATCAAGTTAACGTCAGTAATACGAACGATGCTAACGATAACGCGTCGGCTGCTGATACTAATGTGCCGACTTCTATCATGCCGCAGATTAATATCACCTTGCCGCCGTCAGAAATATTTTCAGTGTATCTAGATGATATTGAGATTTACGATTGGCAAACGGGTGTTTTTGGTATGACGCAGGTCGATCCTAAAATTTTAGCGCAAGCACAAAGTATGGCCAAAAAAGAAGTATTAGAGCGAGCATGTCGCGGTGATATTATGACTATGGCCCTAAAAAATGCCCAAACTCAATTGCAGCAGTTATTCTCTCTCACAGGTGCGGTGGTGACTGTGACGACCCAAGGTACAGGCGCGTGTCAAATGCCCTTAAAAACGTCATAG
- a CDS encoding ABC transporter ATP-binding protein — protein sequence MSEVPALSVQNLSKTYGNGFSALKNVSLTVPQGGFFALLGPNGAGKSTMIGIISSLFQPTNGSVQIFGADLLANPSVAKQYLGVVPQEFNFNQFEKVEDILITQAGYFGISAKESKPRAERLLKALGLWDKRDSMSRELSGGMKRRLMIARALIHKPKLLILDEPTAGVDIELRRSMWEFMQQINIEENTTIILTTHYLEEAEQLCKRIAILDHGEIRINTEMKDLLAQLSVETFVLDLTKPLTQPLKIDKVTAIAQPDEMTVEVTLSKGETLNCVFDQLTKRDVKVASMRNKSNRLEELFMRLVDKNVQNEDSMKEAGL from the coding sequence ATGTCTGAAGTACCAGCGCTTTCTGTCCAGAATTTATCCAAAACTTACGGCAACGGCTTTTCAGCGCTAAAAAATGTCAGCTTAACGGTGCCACAAGGTGGGTTTTTTGCGCTGCTTGGGCCAAACGGTGCTGGCAAGTCAACAATGATTGGCATTATCAGCTCTTTGTTCCAACCGACCAATGGTAGTGTGCAGATTTTCGGCGCTGACTTGCTAGCCAATCCTTCGGTAGCCAAGCAGTATCTAGGCGTGGTGCCGCAAGAGTTCAATTTTAACCAGTTTGAAAAAGTAGAAGATATTTTAATTACTCAAGCGGGTTATTTTGGCATATCCGCTAAAGAGTCAAAGCCGCGTGCCGAGCGCTTGCTAAAAGCATTAGGTCTGTGGGACAAGCGCGATAGCATGTCGCGAGAGCTGTCAGGTGGTATGAAGCGCCGGTTGATGATTGCGCGGGCATTGATTCATAAGCCTAAACTATTGATTCTTGACGAGCCCACTGCCGGGGTCGATATTGAGTTGCGCCGCTCGATGTGGGAGTTTATGCAGCAAATTAATATTGAAGAAAACACCACTATCATTCTCACGACTCACTATCTAGAAGAAGCCGAGCAGCTGTGTAAGCGCATTGCAATCTTAGATCATGGCGAGATACGTATTAATACTGAAATGAAAGATTTGCTGGCGCAGTTGTCGGTCGAGACTTTTGTGCTAGATTTGACTAAACCGCTCACTCAGCCTTTAAAGATAGATAAGGTAACTGCAATTGCCCAGCCCGATGAGATGACTGTAGAAGTGACCTTGAGTAAGGGCGAGACTCTCAACTGTGTTTTTGACCAGCTCACCAAGCGTGATGTCAAGGTGGCTAGTATGCGCAACAAGTCTAACCGTCTAGAGGAACTGTTTATGCGGTTAGTAGACAAAAATGTTCAGAATGAGGACAGTATGAAGGAGGCAGGGTTATGA
- a CDS encoding proline--tRNA ligase gives MKASQFLFATLKETPSDADIASSQLMVRAGLIRKIASGLYIWLPMGLRVLQKVERIVREEMQNIGAQEVLMPMTQPAELWQTTGRFNDYGPELLRFKDRHDRDFVLGPTHEEVITNLAQGELRSYKQLPITFFQIQGKFRDEIRPRFGVMRAREFTMKDAYSFHVDQASLAKTYYDMFEAYTRIFTRLGLDFRAVQADTGSIGGFASHEFHVLADSGEDDIAFSDSSDYAANVELAESVSTAERQPPTMPREDVLTENMTSCKIVAEHLGVALSTTVKTLIVHGHTVTNEPQLIAIVLRGDHQLNTVKAEKIEEANVPLTLASDEELKTAGLHKGYIGVDLDMPVFVDRAAATLSDFVSGANEMNKHTTGMNWTRDTRITRIVDVRNVQEGDPSPDGKGSLQIKRGIEVGHIFQLGDKYSQAMNCRVSGEDGKPVTLLMGCYGIGVSRIIAAAIEQNYDEAGIMWPSTPDVTDSLAPFEVAIVPMKSKEDLVMQTATALYEQLKSLGINVLLDDRNERPGVKFADLELIGIPHRIVVSDRNLAEDKYEYVNRRNNEKLMLNREEVLAKVSSK, from the coding sequence ATGAAAGCCAGTCAGTTTTTGTTTGCTACGCTAAAAGAGACCCCAAGTGATGCCGATATCGCTTCAAGCCAATTGATGGTGCGTGCCGGTCTTATTCGTAAAATCGCTTCTGGATTGTATATTTGGTTGCCCATGGGGCTGCGCGTATTGCAGAAAGTCGAGCGTATCGTTCGCGAAGAGATGCAAAATATCGGTGCGCAAGAAGTGTTAATGCCGATGACCCAGCCCGCTGAACTTTGGCAGACTACGGGACGTTTTAATGATTATGGTCCTGAGCTATTACGTTTTAAAGACCGTCATGATCGTGATTTTGTACTAGGTCCGACCCATGAAGAGGTGATTACCAACTTAGCGCAAGGGGAGCTGCGCAGTTATAAGCAGCTACCCATTACCTTCTTTCAGATTCAAGGTAAATTTCGTGATGAGATTCGTCCGCGATTTGGGGTAATGCGTGCGCGTGAATTTACCATGAAAGACGCCTATTCATTTCATGTTGACCAAGCGTCATTGGCCAAAACTTATTATGATATGTTTGAGGCTTATACCCGTATATTTACCCGCTTAGGCCTCGACTTCCGCGCCGTACAAGCCGATACTGGCTCAATTGGCGGTTTTGCCTCACATGAGTTTCATGTGCTTGCCGATAGTGGTGAGGACGATATTGCCTTTTCAGATTCTTCTGATTATGCGGCGAACGTTGAGCTTGCCGAGTCGGTCAGTACCGCTGAACGTCAACCGCCAACGATGCCACGTGAAGATGTCTTAACGGAAAATATGACGAGCTGTAAAATAGTCGCTGAGCACTTAGGTGTTGCGCTCTCAACCACCGTAAAAACCCTTATCGTACATGGTCATACAGTGACTAACGAGCCGCAGCTGATCGCGATTGTCCTACGCGGTGATCACCAACTAAATACTGTTAAAGCTGAAAAAATAGAAGAAGCCAACGTTCCGCTTACCCTGGCCTCCGATGAAGAGTTAAAAACGGCGGGTCTGCATAAAGGTTATATCGGTGTTGATCTCGATATGCCAGTGTTTGTTGATCGCGCGGCAGCGACCTTATCTGACTTTGTTTCTGGCGCCAATGAAATGAATAAGCACACCACAGGCATGAATTGGACACGTGATACACGTATCACGCGCATCGTCGACGTCCGTAATGTTCAAGAGGGCGATCCGTCCCCAGATGGTAAAGGCTCGCTACAAATCAAACGCGGTATTGAAGTCGGTCATATCTTCCAGTTGGGAGATAAATACTCGCAAGCGATGAACTGTAGAGTTTCAGGCGAAGATGGTAAGCCAGTAACCTTATTGATGGGCTGTTACGGTATTGGTGTTAGTCGTATTATTGCCGCTGCTATCGAACAAAATTATGATGAAGCTGGCATTATGTGGCCGTCAACGCCAGACGTTACCGATTCTCTCGCGCCGTTTGAAGTGGCTATTGTACCGATGAAGTCCAAAGAAGATCTAGTCATGCAGACGGCCACTGCTTTATATGAACAGCTTAAATCTCTTGGTATCAACGTGTTACTTGATGATCGTAACGAACGCCCTGGGGTTAAATTTGCTGATCTTGAGTTGATTGGTATTCCGCACCGTATCGTCGTGTCTGATCGCAACCTTGCCGAAGACAAATACGAGTACGTCAATCGCCGTAATAATGAAAAGCTAATGTTAAATCGCGAGGAAGTTCTAGCAAAAGTGAGTAGTAAATAG
- the queF gene encoding NADPH-dependent 7-cyano-7-deazaguanine reductase QueF (Catalyzes the NADPH-dependent reduction of 7-cyano-7-deazaguanine (preQ0) to 7-aminomethyl-7-deazaguanine (preQ1) in queuosine biosynthesis) codes for MSIHGILGEQTTDYPTQYSPETLYPIARSIGRDAIGWQDAKLKVGVDWWHAFEMSWLNLQGISQVAMARFSIPASSSYIVESKSLKLYLNSINFTEFSSWEEVQTLIAKDLSACVQAEVKFELIGLSNTESGLLISQPEGICIDEALADSIGKVALTLHPDASLLGNMAVTEQSNITEIDKKSGQSHTFYSNLLRSNCPVTNQPDWGTLAVSMTSTCAVDDAAMLRYILSFRQHNGFHEQCVEQIFADLSRYYQPSSLMVRAWYTRRGGIDINPCRVSELSLLPAPSRLIRQ; via the coding sequence ATGAGCATCCATGGTATTTTGGGCGAGCAAACCACTGATTATCCAACCCAGTATAGTCCTGAGACCCTATATCCTATTGCCCGAAGTATTGGGCGTGATGCTATTGGCTGGCAGGATGCTAAGTTGAAAGTTGGCGTAGATTGGTGGCATGCGTTTGAGATGTCGTGGCTTAATCTGCAGGGTATCTCGCAAGTGGCAATGGCGCGTTTTAGCATTCCCGCCAGCTCGTCATATATTGTCGAGTCTAAATCATTAAAGTTATATCTTAACAGCATTAACTTCACTGAATTTAGCAGCTGGGAAGAAGTACAAACCCTGATTGCTAAAGACTTATCAGCTTGCGTGCAAGCCGAGGTAAAATTTGAGTTAATCGGTTTAAGTAATACTGAGTCAGGACTGCTGATTAGCCAACCTGAGGGCATTTGTATTGATGAGGCCTTGGCAGATAGCATAGGCAAAGTCGCGCTCACTCTCCATCCTGATGCCTCATTGCTTGGTAATATGGCTGTAACGGAACAATCGAACATTACTGAAATAGACAAAAAAAGTGGTCAGTCCCATACTTTTTATTCTAATTTACTACGCAGTAATTGTCCGGTAACCAATCAGCCGGATTGGGGCACTCTGGCGGTGTCGATGACCAGTACGTGTGCAGTTGATGATGCCGCTATGCTACGTTACATTTTAAGCTTTCGTCAGCATAATGGCTTTCATGAGCAGTGTGTGGAGCAAATATTTGCCGATTTGAGCCGCTACTATCAGCCCAGTTCATTGATGGTACGTGCGTGGTATACACGCCGCGGTGGTATAGATATTAATCCTTGCCGCGTCAGTGAGTTGTCATTACTACCAGCGCCAAGCCGTTTGATTCGCCAGTGA